In a single window of the Campylobacter fetus subsp. testudinum 03-427 genome:
- the fusA gene encoding translation elongation factor EF-G (Pfam matches to PF00009.23 GTP_EFTU, and to PF03764.14 EFG_IV, and to PF14492.2 EFG_II, and to PF00679.20 EFG_C, and to PF03144.21 GTP_EFTU_D2) — protein sequence MSRKTPLNMVRNIGIAAHIDAGKTTTSERILFFTGMSHKIGEVHDGAATMDWMEQEKERGITITSAATTCFWNDHQINLIDTPGHVDFTIEVERSMRVLDGAVAVFCAVGGVQPQSETVWRQANKYRVPRMVFVNKMDRVGANFFNVEEQIKNRLKANPVPIQIPIGAEDEFKGVIDLIEMKALVWEDDTKPTDYVIKDIPAELLEKAEEYRAKMVEAVAETDDALMEKFFGGEELSVEEIKKGIKAGCLAMTMIPMLCGTAFKNKGVQPLLNAVVDYLPAPDEVAAIRGEYEDGTEVTVDSTDNGEFAGLAFKIMTDPFVGQLTFVRVYRGQLESGSYAYNTVKDKKERVGRLLRMHSNKREETKVLYAGEIGAVVGLKDTMTGDTLTSEKDQVILERMDFPDPVISVAVEPKTKADQEKMGIALQKLAQEDPSFRVSTDEESGQTIISGMGELHLEIIVDRMLREFKVEAEVGQPQVAYRETIKKSVEQEYKYAKQSGGRGQYGHVFLRLDPLEPGSGFEFVNDIKGGVVPREYIPAVEKGCQEALQSGVLAGYPVEDVKVTLFDGSYHEVDSSEMAFKLAASMGFKEGARKAGAVILEPMMKVEVETPEEYMGDVIGDLNKRRGQINSMDERAGNKIVTAFCPLAEMFGYSTDLRSQTQGRATYSMEFDHYEEVPKNVSEEIIKKRNG from the coding sequence ATGTCAAGAAAAACCCCATTAAATATGGTAAGAAACATAGGTATTGCAGCCCATATTGATGCTGGTAAGACTACGACTTCAGAAAGAATTCTTTTCTTTACCGGTATGAGCCATAAGATAGGTGAAGTTCATGATGGTGCTGCTACTATGGACTGGATGGAGCAAGAAAAAGAGCGTGGTATAACGATCACTTCTGCTGCTACAACTTGCTTTTGGAACGATCATCAAATCAATCTTATAGACACCCCAGGACACGTCGATTTTACTATCGAAGTTGAGCGTTCTATGCGTGTTCTTGATGGAGCAGTAGCTGTATTTTGTGCTGTTGGCGGTGTCCAACCACAGTCTGAAACAGTTTGGAGACAAGCAAATAAATACCGCGTTCCAAGAATGGTATTTGTAAATAAAATGGATAGAGTTGGCGCAAATTTCTTTAATGTTGAAGAGCAAATCAAAAACAGACTAAAAGCAAATCCAGTGCCTATCCAAATTCCAATCGGCGCCGAAGACGAATTTAAGGGCGTAATCGACCTAATCGAGATGAAAGCTTTAGTTTGGGAAGATGATACAAAACCGACTGATTACGTGATAAAAGATATTCCTGCAGAGCTTTTAGAAAAAGCAGAAGAGTATAGAGCAAAAATGGTTGAAGCAGTAGCTGAAACTGATGACGCTCTTATGGAGAAATTTTTCGGTGGTGAAGAGCTAAGCGTAGAAGAGATCAAAAAAGGCATAAAAGCTGGATGTCTTGCTATGACTATGATACCTATGCTTTGTGGTACCGCATTTAAAAATAAAGGTGTTCAACCACTTCTTAATGCTGTTGTTGATTATCTACCGGCTCCAGATGAAGTTGCAGCTATAAGAGGCGAGTATGAAGACGGCACAGAAGTAACAGTAGATAGTACCGATAATGGCGAATTTGCAGGTCTTGCATTTAAAATTATGACAGATCCATTCGTCGGACAGCTAACTTTCGTTAGAGTTTATCGCGGACAACTTGAGAGTGGAAGCTATGCTTACAACACTGTAAAAGATAAAAAAGAGCGTGTTGGTAGGCTTCTTAGAATGCACTCAAACAAAAGAGAAGAGACAAAAGTTCTTTATGCTGGTGAGATAGGTGCTGTTGTTGGTCTAAAAGATACAATGACAGGTGATACTCTAACTAGTGAAAAAGATCAAGTTATACTAGAGAGAATGGACTTTCCAGATCCAGTTATCAGCGTTGCGGTTGAGCCAAAAACTAAAGCTGATCAAGAAAAAATGGGTATAGCTCTTCAAAAATTAGCTCAAGAAGATCCATCTTTTAGAGTTAGTACAGATGAAGAGAGCGGTCAAACAATCATCTCTGGTATGGGTGAGCTTCACCTTGAGATCATCGTAGATCGTATGCTTAGAGAGTTTAAAGTAGAGGCTGAGGTAGGACAACCGCAAGTTGCTTACCGTGAGACTATCAAAAAATCAGTTGAGCAAGAGTACAAATACGCAAAACAATCAGGCGGTCGCGGACAATACGGCCACGTATTCTTACGTCTTGATCCACTTGAGCCAGGTAGCGGATTTGAATTTGTCAATGATATCAAAGGTGGTGTTGTTCCTAGAGAGTATATACCAGCAGTTGAAAAAGGTTGCCAAGAAGCTCTTCAAAGCGGTGTTCTTGCAGGATATCCTGTTGAAGATGTTAAAGTTACGCTATTTGATGGTAGCTACCACGAAGTGGATTCATCTGAAATGGCGTTTAAACTAGCTGCTTCAATGGGCTTCAAAGAGGGTGCTAGAAAAGCCGGCGCTGTTATCCTTGAACCTATGATGAAAGTTGAAGTTGAAACTCCAGAAGAGTATATGGGTGATGTTATCGGCGATCTTAACAAACGTCGCGGACAAATCAACTCTATGGACGAAAGAGCTGGAAACAAAATAGTTACCGCATTTTGCCCACTTGCTGAGATGTTTGGGTACTCAACAGATTTAAGAAGCCAAACACAAGGCCGTGCTACTTATTCTATGGAATTTGATCACTATGAAGAAGTTCCAAAAAATGTATCTGAAGAGATAATTAAGAAAAGAAACGGCTAA
- the rpsG gene encoding 30S ribosomal protein S7 (Pfam match to PF00177.17 Ribosomal_S7) yields MRRRKAPVREVMPDPIYGNKIITKFINSLMYDGKKSVATEIMYGALRTIDAKGGELKGINVFNDAIDNVKPIMEVKSRRVGGATYQVPVEVRPARQQALAIRWIISFARKRSERTMMEKLAAELLDAANSKGASFKKKEDTYKMAEANKAFAHYRW; encoded by the coding sequence ATGAGAAGAAGAAAAGCCCCTGTTAGGGAAGTAATGCCTGATCCAATTTATGGCAACAAAATAATAACTAAATTTATTAATTCACTTATGTATGATGGTAAAAAAAGCGTTGCTACAGAGATAATGTACGGTGCTCTTAGAACTATCGATGCAAAAGGCGGTGAGCTAAAAGGTATAAATGTTTTTAACGACGCTATTGATAACGTAAAACCTATCATGGAAGTTAAATCACGCCGTGTAGGCGGCGCTACATATCAAGTACCAGTAGAAGTTCGCCCAGCACGCCAACAAGCTCTAGCTATCCGCTGGATCATAAGCTTTGCTAGAAAAAGAAGCGAAAGAACTATGATGGAAAAACTTGCAGCAGAGCTACTTGATGCAGCAAACAGTAAGGGCGCATCATTTAAGAAGAAAGAAGATACTTACAAAATGGCTGAGGCAAATAAAGCGTTTGCTCACTACCGCTGGTAA
- the rpsL gene encoding 30S ribosomal protein S12 (Pfam match to PF00164.21 Ribosom_S12_S23), with product MPTINQLVRKERKKVIVKSKSPALKECPQRRGVCTRVYTTTPKKPNSALRKVAKVRLTSGFEVISYIGGEGHNLQEHSIVLVRGGRVKDLPGVKYHIVRGALDTAGVAKRTVSRSKYGAKRPKDAKK from the coding sequence GTGCCAACCATTAATCAATTGGTCAGAAAAGAACGCAAAAAAGTGATAGTTAAATCAAAATCACCAGCGTTAAAAGAGTGTCCTCAAAGAAGAGGAGTTTGTACTAGAGTTTATACAACGACTCCTAAAAAACCAAACTCAGCTTTGAGAAAAGTTGCCAAAGTAAGGCTAACAAGCGGATTTGAAGTGATCAGCTATATAGGCGGCGAGGGTCACAACCTACAAGAACACAGCATCGTACTAGTTCGTGGCGGTAGAGTAAAAGACTTACCGGGTGTTAAGTATCATATCGTACGTGGTGCTCTTGATACTGCTGGTGTTGCAAAAAGAACAGTTTCTAGATCTAAATACGGTGCTAAACGCCCTAAAGATGCTAAAAAATAA